The sequence CATAATTTGGTAAGAGGCCTATATGAAAGGTTGTAGAAAAAGCAGTGCATTGGAGTTTAGGAAACCCAGTGTCAGTTTTGGCTCTTGTGAACAGTAGCTGTGGGACCTTGCGTTAAGTTATTTAATATCTCTCAGCCTGAGTCTTCGTATATAAAACTAGGGCACTGATATACTAATTCTTGCAGGTTTATTATGAGGATTAGAGACGATGAATCTAAAACACTCTGGCTCAGTAACTGACAGTGCTGTAATCTGGCAGCCTCTCGTTTCTTCATCCTTAGATTTAGGGGACCTGGGTGGGTGGGCAGTCTCCATGGTCCTTTCCCACCCAAACACCCTATGGTTATGGCCTTGGATGTGGGTGTTCCAGCCCCTTTTTACCACATGCCCTTATAGAAGCTTAATATCTGTGTCCAGATTTTAACCCTGTGtagcttttaattttataaaactatacACATACGTTGTTGGAGGTTAGAATTGTAGTGATAGATGGCCATCAAAAAATTTATGTGGGGCATTTTGCAGTTCTATAAGATGTTTCACACTTTTTCTCAGTTGGGTTGGAATTGGTGAAgctaaagtacattttaaaatattgttcccTAAATGCTTTTTAAAGGGGGGATAGCTGAATACTTGATTGGTCATTCGAGTTAATTCTGTGTGTTGGTGTGATCTCCTTCCAGAATCTAACGCAGAGGGGGCTGGACAGAGTGGGAGTACTTAGGGTAGGTGTCCACATTTCCACATAGCCTCGGGACCTCCCTGTTTTTTCACTTAGAAGCttgagtttgtttttatttaatatatctaGTGATGTGAATTGTAGATCCACCTGTACTTGCCTGTTTTCTGAACCCTGCAGAGTACATATTGAGAGCATGCTTCATACCTATTTCATAGAgaaattgttttgctttttaaagaagtgTACTATCTGGACCATTAGTGGAAATgccattattctttttaaaaaccgTAAAAGTAAAAGGAATCAGGGTATATAGTCTCCTGGGCAACATTTGCTTCATCAGACACTCAGCATGTTCCTTATGTTCTTCTCTCAAATGAAGTTGTAGAAATGCCAACTTATGACCCATGATTGCTAATGCTTATTGCCTATCCTGAACTACAGGCCCTTCTTACATGTGAAGCAGAGTATTTTGGATTATTTACTTATGGTAAAATCCTGCTgacattctgtgtttttaaaacattctgggctgggcgtagtggctcatgcctgtaatcccagcacttgggtggggaggccaaggcgggcagatcacttgaggtcagaagtttgagaccagcctggccaacatagtgaaaccctgtctctagttaaaatacaaaaatcaggccgggcgcggtggctcacgcctgtaatcccagcactttgggaggctgaggcaggcgggtcacgaggtcaggagatcgagaccatcctggctaacacgatgtagagacagggttactaCCACACTTCTCTGTCCCCTGCACTTTGCGACAagtagaaaccctgtctctactaaaaatacaaaaaattagctgggcatggtggcgggcgcctgtagtcccagctactagggaggctgaggcaggagaatggcgtgaacctgggaggcagagcttgcagtgagccgagatcatgccactgcactccagcctgggcaacagagcgagactccatctcaaataaaaaaaaaagaaaatacaaaaatacaaaaattagccgggtgtggtggcatgcacctgcaatcccagctactcaggaggctgaggtgggagaatcacttgaaccctggaggcggaggttgcaatgagccgagatcaagccattgcactctagcctgggtgacagaatgagactctgtctcgggcgGCGGGGGGAACATTCTGGTAGAAACATGTATTTGTATCTTCTACATAAATACAGTTGGTGATTGccaatttaaacaaatatatatatatgtatatataacttttaGGATTGTCCATATTTAATATATGGACAGTAGCATCAGGCAATATCTTTTGTCTTTAACTTGCAAATAAAAACTCATCTGGCCTGCAGGTACTGTTCTGGATGTGGAGCATACAGATTCATCAGCTCCTCCCTTTTACTGCACATGAggcattttacagattagaatgAGCCTGCTGCAGGCCATGAACTCCCTCCACCATGGACTCTGTGTTTTGTAATAGCAGTAAGAACACCCTGACTTCATAGCATGACTGGCTTCTGAAATATATTGTGTGTCATCCTTACGTCATCCCTGTACAGAGATGGTTTGGATATGATTATAGCCATAATGAAGGTGGGGAACTGCAGTTGTTGCAGACAAATTAGATTTGTTCTGGGTCACATAGTTGGTCAGTGGCAGAGATAGGACTGAATCTGGGTCATCACTGTCAACTGGTTGTATTTGCCAAGCCAGGAGGAGAATTCTTGCAAGATGGGTGCAGTCACTAGAGTTTTGAGGGTATTTTGCCCtactttttaagtaaatattttattttaggatacttttaaatttacagaaaagttgcagagATAGTAGAGAGTTCCCATACACCCAATATCAAGTTCCCCTGTGGTTAACATCTTATAGTATGTGACATTTGTCACAATTGATGAATCGATATGGATATGTTATTATTAACTTGTTTGTACTTTCTtcagatttctttcatttttacttaatgttctttttttgttccagGATTCCATCCAGCATACCATATTACCTTTAGCCATCATATCTCCTTAGGCTCTTCTCGGCTGTGACCATTTTGAGAAGTACTGACTAGGCATTTTGTAAATGTCCCTTAATTGAAATGTGTCTGATGTCTTTTTCATGCTTAGACTGAGGTTATGGGCTTTGGAAGGCAGACCACAGAAGGTGCCATTCTCATCATGTCGTATCAAGGATACATATTATCAGCTCATCTTATCCTTGTAGATATTGACTCCATCACCTGACTGAAATAGTGTTTGTCAGTTTCTCCACTCTAAAGTTGctcttttccctccttttcaTACTGTACTCTTTCTAAGGAAGTTACTATGCTCAGCCCACAATAACTTGACAGGCAAGTGTCTGTATAAATTATTTGAATTCTTCTGAATGGGAGACTTGTCTACTTCTCTAATCAACCTGGCAAATCCTGCTCTACACTTCTTATGTCTGCAAGAGTTACATGGTAAGGTGTAAAATCTGGCAGGATGAGATGGAGTCATAGAAAAGTTAGGTAAAAATTCTCATCGGTTCTTAATTCACAGAAGTAGTTAAGAAAAGGTAGATGTTGTGCCTCTATACTAGTGGAGGGAGGGgaccatgagaaaataaaatagcccTCCACCAGATTATTAATTACCCTTAGAGAGCCGGGGAAGTTTGTTGCAAAGTGCAGGGGACAGAGGAGTGTGGTAGTAAATTCCAAGTGTGAACTTCAATATGGGCAATATAATTACAGAAAGGCCAGTAATTGGGGCCTTTCAGTATGGGCAATATAATTACAGAAAGGCCAGGAATTTGGGGAAAACTACTATCAGTGAGCTTACCTATACCCAGCATCTCTTGGACATGAAATCATCTCCATTCCCCCTAGATATGAAAACTGCCATTTAACATGTCATTTTATTCTCAAAGAGGGTCATGCAGATATGTGTCTTTTTGAATtaggatggattttttttaacctttgaaattgaggcagctttaaaaaatgaggagttggccagcacggtggctcatgcctataatcctagcacttcgggaggccaacgtgggaggatcttttgagtccaggagtttgagaccagcctgggtaacatggaaaaccccatctgtataaaaaatacaacaattaaccgggcttggtggcatgcacctataatcccagttacagGTGCTtcaggattgcttcagcccaggaggctgaggctgcaccaccgcattccagcatgggcagcagagtgagaccttgtctcaaaaaaataaaataaaaaatgaatgaggaGTCTGGTTTATTATATCATCTGATTGCTTGGTTTTGGACGATTCTGGTTCAtactctgtattttattttctccctgcAGAACTCCATCCGGCACAACCTGTCACTGCATAGTCGATTCATGCGGGTCCAGAATGAGGGAACTGGCAAGAGCTCTTGGTGGATCATCAACCCTGATGGGGGGAAGAGCGGAAAAGCCCCCCGGCGGCGGGCTGTCTCCATGGACAACAGCAACAAGTATACCAAGAGCCGTGGCCGCGCAGCCAAGAAGAAGGCAGCCCTGCAGACAGCCCCCGAATCAGCTGACGACAGTCCCTCCCAGCTCTCCAAGTGGCCTGGCAGCCCCACGTCACGCAGCAGTGATGAGCTGGATGCGTGGACGGACTTCCGTTCACGCACCAATTCTAACGCCAGCACAGTCAGTGGCCGCCTGTCACCCATCATGGCAAGCACAGAGTTGGATGAAGTCCAGGACGACGATGCACCTCTCTCGCCCATGCTCTACAGCAGCTCAGCCAGCCTGTCACCTTCAGTAAGCAAGCCGTGCACGGTGGAACTGCCACGGCTGACTGATATGGCGGGCACCATGAATCTGAATGATGGGCTGACTGAAAACCTCATGGACGACCTGCTGGATAACATCACGCTCCCGCCATCCCAGCCATCGCCCACTGGGGGACTCATGCAGCGGAGCTCTAGCTTCCCATATACCACCAAGGGCTCAGGCCTGGGCTCCCCAACCAGCTCCTTTAACAGCACGGTGTTTGGACCTTCATCTCTGAACTCCCTACGCCAGTCTCCCATGCAGACCATTCAAGAGAACAAGCCAGCTACCTTCTCTTCCATGTCACACTATGGTAACCAGACACTCCAGGACCTGCTCACTTCGGACTCACTTAGCCACAGCGATGTCATGATGACACAGTCGGACCCCTTGATGTCTCAGGCCAGCACCGCTGTGTCTGCCCAGAATTCCCGCCGGAACGTGATGCTTCGCAATGATCCGATGATGTCCTTTGCTGCCCAGCCTAACCAGGGAAGTTTGGTCAATCAGAACTTGCTCCACCACCAGCACCAAACCCAGGGCGCTCTTGGTGGCAGCCGTGCCTTGTCGAATTCTGTCAGCAACATGGGCTTGAGTGAGTCCAGCAGCCTTGGGTCAGCCAAACACCAGCAGCAGTCTCCTGTCAGCCAGTCTATGCAAACCCTCTCGGACTCTCTCTCAGGCTCCTCCTTGTACTCAACTAGTGCAAACCTGCCCGTCATGGGCCATGAGAAGTTCCCCAGCGACTTGGACCTGGACATGTTCAATGGGAGCTTGGAATGTGACATGGAGTCCATTATCCGTAGTGAACTCATGGATGCTGATGGGTTGGATTTTAACTTTGATTCCCTCATCTCCACACAGAATGTTGTTGGTTTGAACGTGGGGAACTTCACTGGTGCTAAGCAGGCCTCATCTCAGAGCTGGGTGCCAGGCTGAAGGATCACTGAGGAAGGGGAAGTGGGCAAAGCAGGTCAGTGCCCAATGCTATggcataaaaataacaatatgggGATGAGGGGGGTCTCTGGGGGAGCCTGTCTTCTCTTTACTTCGAACTTTATTCCACACTGAGAACCATGGAGCAGTGGTGCACATAATTTGGCTCCCAGCCAGTTCCATCTCAGGGTTTTACCTGCAAACCAAATAGGGCTGTCAGGTgccccccccctccccccccacagTTTGCTGATAGTTCAGAAATTTACTGCTCGGGAAGAGAACACGTACGCATTCAGAGATCGCATTCTTTTTTTGCATCCAGTTGTCCTCACTGGCCTGTGACGCAGGTTGCCCTACTTGATGGATGgatgagaagagaagagaaggagagggatAGGAAGCTTGGGTCATACTTCAGGGTTAAGGATCCCAGCCAAAGGGCTTTCCTAGAAAGACTCTCTGGTCCATCACTGCTTTTGTCAATCTTCAGTGTTACAcgttcttcatctttttttccttgtaaagtAATGATTGGCAGGTACTTCTAATTTATCTGCAGAGTATGTATTCTAGACTCTTTCATATATGAGTATTTCTAACAGAAGCAAAATCTGTTAATTATTCTTTATCTTAGTACTAAGCATCTTTATTAGCTAGCACTCAAGAGCTAAGCCTTTAAAAagtaagaggccaggcacagtgtctcatgcctgtagtcccacaacTGTGGGAGAGTGAAGCaggaactgcttgaggccaggagtcagagaccagcatgggcaacatagcaagattccgtctctacagaaaacttaaaaaattagctgggtgtggtgacacacacctgtagcccctgCTTctcaggagaatcccttgagcccaggagtttgaggctgcagtaagtcatgatcgtgccactgcactgcatcctgggcggtagagcaagaacctatctcttagaaaaaaaaaaagccaaaaaattaatttgaaaacacAAGCGTTTTTATGAGGGAGTACTTACTCGTGTGCTTCTGCTTGTTCCCCAAACTATAAATGATGTCAGCAGTTTCCAAACATAGGGTGACACAGGTTGTGAATGGTGATGGAGATTTTTTCAATTGTGGCATTTTAATGTTCTTGGAACCACAAAGATCAGGCAGTGTGATGTGGTAAGAAAAGCATTTGATTGAAATCAGGAATTGAGGTTCAGGCCCACTTCTGCCACTTCCTTGCTACCACTATGGTTGTCTTAGgtctctgagtctcaatttccagttttataaaatgagggtaatagCCCCCATTACTTCACAGGGTTATTACAAGAATCAAATGCACTAAAGCATGTGAAACTGCAGTGGGCTGAAATATGTACCATGCAACTAGGTATACTGACAAATGGGCAAGCAGGTAGCCCGGAGAGGTTAAGTAGTTTGCCCAAGGTTACAGAGCtagattcatttctttctttttttttttttttttttttttttttttgtagatggagtctcgctctgtctcccaggctggagtacagtggcgcgatctctgctcactgcaagctccacctcctgggttcacgccattctcctgcctcagcctccccaatagctgggactacaggtgcccgccaccacgcccggctaatttttttttttttttttaatttttagtagagacggggtttcactgtgttcaccaggatggtctcgatcctcctgaccttgtgatccgcccgcctcggcctcc is a genomic window of Pongo pygmaeus isolate AG05252 chromosome 5, NHGRI_mPonPyg2-v2.0_pri, whole genome shotgun sequence containing:
- the FOXO3 gene encoding forkhead box protein O3 isoform X1, with the translated sequence MAEAPASPAPLSPLEVELDPEFEPQSRPRSCTWPLQRPELQASPAKPSGETAADSMIPEEEDDEDDEDGGGRAGSAMAIGGGGSGTLGSGLLLEDSARVLAPGGQDPGSGPATAAGALSGGTQALLQPQQPLPPPQPGAAGGSGQPRKCSSRRNAWGNLSYADLITRAIESSPDKRLTLSQIYEWMVRCVPYFKDKGDSNSSAGWKNSIRHNLSLHSRFMRVQNEGTGKSSWWIINPDGGKSGKAPRRRAVSMDNSNKYTKSRGRAAKKKAALQTAPESADDSPSQLSKWPGSPTSRSSDELDAWTDFRSRTNSNASTVSGRLSPIMASTELDEVQDDDAPLSPMLYSSSASLSPSVSKPCTVELPRLTDMAGTMNLNDGLTENLMDDLLDNITLPPSQPSPTGGLMQRSSSFPYTTKGSGLGSPTSSFNSTVFGPSSLNSLRQSPMQTIQENKPATFSSMSHYGNQTLQDLLTSDSLSHSDVMMTQSDPLMSQASTAVSAQNSRRNVMLRNDPMMSFAAQPNQGSLVNQNLLHHQHQTQGALGGSRALSNSVSNMGLSESSSLGSAKHQQQSPVSQSMQTLSDSLSGSSLYSTSANLPVMGHEKFPSDLDLDMFNGSLECDMESIIRSELMDADGLDFNFDSLISTQNVVGLNVGNFTGAKQASSQSWVPG
- the FOXO3 gene encoding forkhead box protein O3 isoform X2, with the protein product MRVQNEGTGKSSWWIINPDGGKSGKAPRRRAVSMDNSNKYTKSRGRAAKKKAALQTAPESADDSPSQLSKWPGSPTSRSSDELDAWTDFRSRTNSNASTVSGRLSPIMASTELDEVQDDDAPLSPMLYSSSASLSPSVSKPCTVELPRLTDMAGTMNLNDGLTENLMDDLLDNITLPPSQPSPTGGLMQRSSSFPYTTKGSGLGSPTSSFNSTVFGPSSLNSLRQSPMQTIQENKPATFSSMSHYGNQTLQDLLTSDSLSHSDVMMTQSDPLMSQASTAVSAQNSRRNVMLRNDPMMSFAAQPNQGSLVNQNLLHHQHQTQGALGGSRALSNSVSNMGLSESSSLGSAKHQQQSPVSQSMQTLSDSLSGSSLYSTSANLPVMGHEKFPSDLDLDMFNGSLECDMESIIRSELMDADGLDFNFDSLISTQNVVGLNVGNFTGAKQASSQSWVPG